Proteins from a single region of Candidatus Goldiibacteriota bacterium HGW-Goldbacteria-1:
- a CDS encoding peptidoglycan editing factor PgeF, whose product MNKNFELYPKNQMLFIRNKVINKTGLFYEAFTTRTGGESEGVYASLNTGFNSLDSHKRVVKNIDKVKRALHIDKIYAPVQVHGDNVCVITPENRTYVTDTECDALITDEKGYAIAVRAADCVTSVIACPDKKVIAAVHTGWRGVANKLILKTAMIMINEFKCSPEHMLVSMSPAIAPKSFAVGPEVYENLQKDPLFSKIFKEKKIGTTMNMWQGNKNLLLSCGVKEENIFINEMDTFTHSKMFYSYRRDGKETGRMMYLIGIK is encoded by the coding sequence ATGAACAAAAATTTTGAATTATATCCCAAGAACCAGATGCTTTTTATAAGAAATAAAGTAATCAATAAGACGGGTTTGTTTTATGAAGCGTTTACCACAAGAACCGGCGGTGAAAGTGAAGGCGTGTATGCAAGCCTGAATACGGGTTTTAATTCGCTGGACAGCCATAAAAGAGTTGTAAAAAATATTGATAAGGTTAAACGCGCGCTTCATATTGATAAAATTTACGCGCCTGTACAGGTGCATGGTGATAATGTCTGCGTCATAACGCCGGAAAACAGGACTTATGTAACGGATACTGAATGTGACGCTTTGATTACCGATGAAAAGGGTTATGCCATCGCGGTGCGTGCCGCTGACTGCGTGACAAGCGTCATCGCGTGCCCTGATAAAAAAGTGATAGCGGCTGTACACACAGGCTGGCGCGGGGTGGCAAACAAACTGATTTTAAAAACTGCCATGATAATGATAAATGAATTTAAATGCTCGCCGGAGCACATGCTTGTTTCCATGTCGCCGGCAATAGCGCCCAAGTCTTTTGCAGTGGGCCCGGAAGTCTATGAAAATCTGCAGAAAGACCCGTTATTCAGCAAAATATTCAAAGAAAAAAAGATAGGAACAACAATGAACATGTGGCAGGGAAACAAAAACCTGCTGTTATCGTGCGGGGTAAAAGAAGAAAATATATTCATAAATGAAATGGATACTTTCACGCACAGTAAGATGTTTTACAGCTACCGGCGTGACGGCAAAGAAACCGGCAGAATGATGTATCTGATAGGTATTAAATAA
- the ftsZ gene encoding cell division protein FtsZ, with protein sequence MDALKFELVGDEETAGERVGAIIKVVGVGGCGCNIVNAMSEMGVRDADLIAVNTDIQSLRRVNVADKVQIGRMLTGGRGAGSNPEQGERAAEEDREYIANMLRGTDLLFIAAGLGGGTGSGAAPVIAEIARELDIMTVAVVITPFKMEMKNAGKQHIVETSMKRLKEKVNNIIAIPNDRIFQACDKQMPVTTAYMEVNRALVNIINGMVYMISKTGYQNIDFEDVKTALKSDGDVFLGIGRAGGTDKIKKAFEKAMNDPFTGNALLNGAKNILVNFAGCINLNELQEIDNLNKMTGENAFVKYGMVNDEELGDEIEVIVLVTGIKEMEEVKECAQAPKVQEQPEMRQEHESRNSSRNVAAWSRKAYEGSYEDVDRPTYQRMMETRMYEKRLQ encoded by the coding sequence GTCGGAAATGGGCGTGCGTGACGCGGACTTAATCGCTGTCAACACCGACATTCAGTCGTTAAGGCGTGTCAATGTGGCGGACAAAGTTCAGATTGGAAGGATGTTAACGGGAGGCAGGGGCGCCGGAAGCAATCCTGAACAGGGAGAACGCGCCGCGGAAGAAGACAGGGAATACATTGCAAATATGCTGCGCGGAACAGACCTGCTTTTTATAGCAGCGGGGCTGGGCGGCGGCACCGGAAGCGGAGCAGCGCCGGTAATTGCGGAAATAGCGCGTGAACTGGACATAATGACCGTGGCTGTTGTAATTACTCCGTTTAAGATGGAAATGAAAAACGCCGGCAAGCAGCATATAGTTGAAACGTCAATGAAAAGGCTTAAAGAAAAAGTAAATAATATAATTGCTATTCCAAATGACAGGATATTTCAGGCGTGCGACAAACAGATGCCGGTCACCACAGCGTACATGGAAGTTAACCGCGCCCTTGTAAATATTATAAACGGGATGGTTTACATGATATCCAAAACCGGATATCAAAATATTGATTTTGAAGATGTAAAGACAGCTTTAAAATCAGACGGAGATGTTTTTCTTGGTATCGGCAGGGCGGGCGGCACGGATAAAATTAAAAAAGCGTTTGAAAAAGCAATGAACGACCCGTTCACGGGCAACGCGCTGTTAAACGGAGCCAAGAATATACTTGTTAATTTTGCGGGGTGCATTAATTTAAATGAACTGCAGGAAATAGACAACCTTAACAAAATGACGGGTGAAAACGCGTTTGTGAAATATGGTATGGTAAATGACGAGGAACTGGGAGATGAAATAGAGGTAATTGTGCTTGTAACGGGAATCAAAGAAATGGAAGAGGTTAAAGAATGTGCACAGGCGCCTAAAGTTCAGGAACAGCCCGAAATGAGGCAGGAACATGAATCAAGGAACAGTTCGCGCAATGTGGCGGCGTGGTCAAGAAAAGCGTATGAAGGGTCTTATGAAGATGTGGACAGGCCCACCTATCAGAGAATGATGGAAACACGCATGTATGAAAAAAGGCTTCAGTAA